Within Triticum dicoccoides isolate Atlit2015 ecotype Zavitan chromosome 1B, WEW_v2.0, whole genome shotgun sequence, the genomic segment GTGCATTGTTGGTCCCTATTATTTATGTCGGTTTTGCATCAATATTTTTATTGCTTAAGAGTTCGCCTCACCTCAAAAAACTTTCGTCCTCCGCCACTGGCTGTTACCCTCcatgttgaagtctccatcaacgtggatgtacgatagtaccACTTATTGTGCACCAAAATCATCATGTATTTATTGCGTTTGATTTCTCTGATCCCCTTCTTTACGTGCATATGCAAAGtctttattttccgctgcctacTATCTAGACTTGCTTGTGTAGGGTGTTACTTGACTTGTGTGAATTGCTAAAACTTGCTTACAATTACAATTGGAAAAAGCTGGCCAGGTTTTtagttggtcaagtagtctaatcaccccccttcctCTCTAGACATACTTGTGATCCTATAGTGGAGTCATGTTTTCCGTATTGACCATTGAATCCTAGTTGGAGACGTGAGAGGGCAGAAATACAATTGTGTTGTCACCAAATAAATATACTCCGATATGTTTGGGTCGTGTCTAATATCACAATAAACAAGCGCACCTGTTGTCGCAGGGATTCCACGACAATATTCATGATTGAGGATGATTTAGATACATGATTTCACATGAGATAAATCTTACCCAAGTCCAAGCCCCTTCTCTAGAGGTAACACTTTATTCCTGCTTGATGGTTATCTCGTATGAACAATGTGATTACAACAATGTTTGAATCTGCCTGAATATATCTTTGGTAAATATGTCATGAAATATTTGACGGATCATAGACCCCGAACCCTATTTTTATGCAGGTATGAAAGGCAGTCATACCACTTCCACAGTTCTAGCAAAAAGTCTGGGTTCTCGGGCAGCGACAACGAAACAACAAAGTGAGAGCCTTCATTTTGTTTCTAAGAAAACTATGACAAATGTATAATCATAGTGGAAAGATCTATCATTCACTTATTCATGTGAAATTCAGTATGATGTGAAATCTGGTACATACATTTTCGACATTTTGTTCTTTTAGTAATGTGAATGAAAGACGTGTAGTCGCATCTAGCCAGTGTTCTGGTGCATGTAATGCTCATTGTAATAACAACGAGAAAATAATACGGCAAATGGGCAGCCCATGCATTAGGTTGAATCCATGGTTCTATTCTACCGCATAGTCCTCACCACCTTCTATCAACGGTTGACATTTACATGCACACAACTTGAATTTTCAGTTATTCCATATTTTTTTGATGACAGGGCAATGCTCGCTACGTTAGTCTTAATCTTCCCGAAGAGGCAAATAAGATATTATATggatgaaaaaggaaaaaaaataccgAGTCCGGACTACCCAATAACTTTTTGAGAGCAAAACCCTGCTGCTTCGGCAATGATCGTTCCGTTAGCTTCAATTTCGTGAAAATGCAAACAAGAGCATGTATCATGGCTGATAAAGCCGTTTTATCTTAAATTTGGCACGTAATTTGGAGAAGGTAACAAAAATGATGTACAATGGATGATATCTTAGTCCTATATTTACAAGCATATTtttttatgagttctctctcctccatctCAGCCGTATGATCCCGACCAACTGCCTGGTCGACAGCCATGGTGGATCTTCCCTGTTCCGTTCCACACATAGTGCGTGCATCCACGTAGCTTGCTTTGACACTCTTTGAACGTCACTTCACTCGCTAGACCAAACCAACTAAAGCGAGCACCcggttggttacatagttagttacTGCCGCTGGTAATCAATGCTCATGTCGCCTATATATATACCAGGCCATCACCCCATCAGATGACCACAACCGCAAACGTCCGCACCTCTGCTCTGCTTCACTATATCCCGGTGCACTCTTTAGCTAATAACGTACCGGCAAGCAGCGGGAACTGCTCTGCTTCAATTTCAATACATATCTGCGAGATCGTCTGCCGGCCATGGTGGGGATCACGGTGTCCGTCTCCGGGCAAATTTGACAAACTTAACCTATAGACGGAATTAAATCACAGAATGAACtatccgtgaaactatttcacgtggCTGACCTTTTTGTAtgacgcccgacacgaaggcgccacactacactgtgcaacgcctcgCAGATAGGCGCTACACCACCAGCGTCGCACACGTGTGATTAGAAAATTACTAAGTCGTGTGCaggcctgagagctaggcgccacactatacaggaTAGCGCCTAGCtcctaggcgttgcactagtgcaacgcctagctccaaggcgttgcactagtgcagcgcctaagagctaggcgccacgtgttagccgcgtgaaatagtttcacggataGTTCATTCTGTGATTTAATTTCGTCTATAGGTTAAATTTGTCAAATTTGCCCCATCTCCGTGGACACGATCCCGCTTGTGAAACGCGCACATGCAGCGGTGCCGAGCATCGACCTGTCGGACCCGGGCGCCGCCGCAGCCGTGGCGGACGCGTGCCGCGGCGTGGGCTTCTTCAGGGCGACCAACCACGGCGTGCCGGCTGTCCTCGTGGACGAGCTGGAGGCCCGCGCCGCTGCCTTCTTCGCGCTGCCGCACAAGGACAAGATGGACGCGTCGGCGCGGCCCTTCGGCTACGGCAGCAAGAGGATCGGCTGCAACGGCGACATGGGCTGGCTCGAGTACATCCTGCTCTCCGTCCGTTCTggctccgtcgccgccgcctccctgccgCCGTCGCTCCGGGCTGCGCTGGAGGAGTACACGGACGCGGTGCGCGGGGTGGGAGCGCGGGTGCTGGAGCTCATGGCGCAGGGGCTCGGCGTCGCGGAGGAGCACCGCGGCGTGCTGCGGCGGATCGTGGCCGCGCCGGACGACGCCGGAGGGGCTGACGAGATGGTGCGCGTGAACCATTACCCGCCATGCCCCTCCCCCGTGGCGTCGGGGCTGCGCGGTGTGACGGGGTTCGGGGAGCACACGGACCCGCAGATCATCTCCGTGCTCCGCTCCAACGGCACCGGGGGACTTCAGATCATGCTGCTGGACGGCCGCTGGGTCCCTGTGGCCCCCGACACCGATTCCCTCTTCGTCATCGTCGGGGACTCCCTCCAGGTTGGTACCACACCATTACCACTCACTCTACCTGGGATCCATCATCCATGTTTTGATCTGGTTTAGTGGTTTGGCATGGCGCATTATTTAGCCTACCACCTGCATCACTGATTAAAGGATATACCATCTGATGCTCATGAACCTGCACCAGTTACGTGCGTGCGTTCTGATGTGAGAGACGTTTTTTTGGGTGCATTTCAGGTGCTGACGAACGGGCGGTTCCGGAGCATGAAGCACCGGGTGGTGGCGCCGGCGGAGGGGCAGCAGTCGCGGCTGTCGGTGATCTACTTCGGCGGACCGGCGCCGACGCAGCGGATCGCGCCGCTGCCGGAGCTGATGCGGGAAGGGGAGCAGAGCCTGTACAGGGACTTCACCTGGGCCGAGTACAAGACGGCGGCCTACAAGTCCCGGCTCGGTGACCACCGCCTCGGCCCCTTCGAGCTAcctgccgcagccgccgccgccgcccaagagTCCACTACCAAGGCCGGCCACCACTGTATCAGCAACGCCGCCGTccaggcgccggcgccggcgcctcaCGTGGCACGAGTGCACTAGCTAGCTTCGTAGTTTTGCTATTGTTTAATTAATCTGCCGATCCAGACTTAGTAGGTGTCGCTTGCTTGGGCAGCCCAAAACTGGCATGGCAACTGCCCGCCCAATCTTCCACTACTAGCAGTAGTAGTAGTATCAGCACTTCCACGTAGATATGCAGAGTTGCAGACACCCCATTTTTGTTCGTTGCTCAGTTTTGGCCGGCAGGCAACGGGTCGCCGCACGCCCAGGTGTACCGTGAATAGCTTGGACCCTCAATTAGTTTTGTAACCATGCCTGATAATTTTGTTCTCGAGTATGGCTTCTACGTACACTCAAACTGAACGAAACGTGCTTTGCATGATGGACCAATGGTCGTGGATCATGGACACTCGACGTGGGTCGAGGATCATGGATGTACATGTAACACGTACGAGATGCGATCTGAGAGCATCTACAGTCAGATTAAGCAAATTCGGACCCTCAAACGTTCGCGGACGCGACTGGACGCATCCGCGGGCACCGGTCACACCTCATACTTTCCTCAACGCACCTGAGTATCTCATATTTCATCCATCAAAATACATACAAGCCACGTACTATGCACACCACGCTAGCCTAAATTAAGCATCATCGTCGGAGAGGTCCACGACGTCCGTGCCGGGTGCCTGGTAGTTGGACGCGTGGAGGGCTctggctcctcctcctcatccataCGGGCGAGCATCTTGTCGACGTCCGCCGTGTCCACCCCCTCTGCCTCCTGCAGACGACAGCGCTTGGCCTTCACCGCCATTCGGATCGGAGGGAATCGAGAATCGCATGCTGTTTCGCTTGCAGATCCGCGGCCCCAGCGTCCCCCATGTCCTCCTCATGCTCCTCCTCCTCTAACTTCTCTGCCCTGTCCTCGCGCTCCTCCTCCGGATGTCCAGACGCCTGACACCCCCAGCCCACGCAAAACCCCTCTCCCGGAGCAATTTTACCCCACTCCGTCCCTCCCATGTTGCCCTGTATTGCACCCTCCAAGACTGTCGCTGCCTGGTTCCTACCGAACTATCGCTGCTCCACCCAGGCGCCTTGTAATTCCACCCCCGGATCCGTCCATGACCGAGCTATCATTCGCCCCCGGCTGGTGCCATTGAGAtttttttaccttctctttgtttAACATAAAGCAACCACGATGGCGGGGTACTCAATGAGTGTTACGACCCAGCCTACAGCCCCTACCGCACCAGCCCACACCAGCGGTCAGGCCCAAGAGAGGAACAGGCGAGCCCACAAGCCCAGCAAGCGGTACGAAGGCCCAGAATGGACGACCTAGCTACTTAAGCTAGCGAGGGCACTGATCAGGGGCAGGCAGAGAGAGAAGACACTGGTGGCGGCTCTCATCCCGATCCCCTTTTCTCCCTGTAACTCACGAACCCTAGACCGATCCCCTCCAATTCCTCTGTAATTCGACCATGATTTCGTCAAGCTATCTAGTGGGACCGTAACATTTGGTATCAGCAGCCTTTCCTTCCCACCACCTACACCCTGGCCGGTCGATTTCCTTCGATTATCCAAACCCGCCGCGGCAAGACCACCGCCATGGAGGAGACCGACAAAGCCCTGGCCGATCTAACGGCGGCGATCAGCGGCATATCGTCCCAGATCGGCGAGATCCACCCCATCGTCCTCGAGCTCCAAGGGTGGCGACCACCTGTCGAGCGCTCGGTGGAGGACTTGCGCCTGGAGGTGGGCGAGCTGCGTCAACTGCTCAAGGAGGTGCGGCCAGGAACCGCGCCGGTGCTAGATCCGGCACCAGCGACGGCCACGGAGCTGGTGCCTCTGATTCGCCTCGCGGACCTGCCTTCGCTTCTTCCGTCGACAGCAGCACCGCCGCTCATGGCTGCTCCGGTCGCGGACGTGCGTCTGCATCAACCAAGCGAGCGCCACCGGCCTCGCAGTGGCGACGACCACGGGCCCGCTGGCCACAGCAGGACGCAAGATCACCGGGGGATGTCGCCGGGGGAACGGACCCCGCGGGCACCTCCGATCACGGGTATGGCCGATTTCCACCCCTTTGCTGCTGAAAGTTCGTTTATGGGAGAGCGTCAGTTTGGATTCAGCCGCTTTCCACCTCCCCCACGTTTTGATTTTCCTTTGTTCGATGGTGATGGTCCACGAGCATGGCGTCTGAAGTGTGAGGCATATTTCAGAGTCTGTACACTTAGTCCCGATACTTGGGTGAGTTGTGCCGCGATGTATTTCATCGATGGGGCATTGTCTTGGTTGCAGTCCACCAAGGCGCACCTAATCTATACAGATTGGGGTGCGTTTGCAGAGGCAGTTTGTGCACAGTTTGGGAGAGAGGAATTTCAGTCACTGTTGCGACAATTCAATCGCCTGCAATAGAGTGGTTCTGTGACTGAATATGTAGAGAAGTTCACCCAGTTTATGCACAATTTAGTGGCCCATCATGAATCATGGGAGCCATCTTATTTTATCACACATTTTATTGATGGGTTACAGAAAGATATACGTGTTGCTGTAGTTTTACATCGACCCAAGACTCTCGATACTGTCGTCGACCTTGCTTGTTTACAGGAGGAAGTGCTGGAAGCTCTGCGCAGAGAAGACAAGCGGGAGGATCGTCGGCACTCGGCACCAGCTGCCTTTTGAGGAGTACCACACACAACCCTCCCTCTACCACCGCCACCAGCAGCTGCACCGACCAAGTCCGCGCTACCAGTGGAGGGGCTCAACGCGGATCGTCGCACACTGGAAGCGGCGCACCCTCAACCAACAGAAGACAAGATCGCAGCCCTCCGTGCGTACCGACGCGCCCGCGGGCTCTGTTTCACCTATGGCGAGCGCTGGGGGCGCGATCATCGTTGTGGGCCGACCGTCCAGTT encodes:
- the LOC119311792 gene encoding gibberellin 2-beta-dioxygenase 3-like is translated as MVGITVPISVDTIPLVKRAHAAVPSIDLSDPGAAAAVADACRGVGFFRATNHGVPAVLVDELEARAAAFFALPHKDKMDASARPFGYGSKRIGCNGDMGWLEYILLSVRSGSVAAASLPPSLRAALEEYTDAIISVLRSNGTGGLQIMLLDGRWVPVAPDTDSLFVIVGDSLQVLTNGRFRSMKHRVVAPAEGQQSRLSVIYFGGPAPTQRIAPLPELMREGEQSLYRDFTWAEYKTAAYKSRLGDHRLGPFELPAAAAAAAQESTTKAGHHCISNAAVQAPAPAPHVARVH